A window from Chiroxiphia lanceolata isolate bChiLan1 chromosome 3, bChiLan1.pri, whole genome shotgun sequence encodes these proteins:
- the LOC116784656 gene encoding uncharacterized protein LOC116784656, which translates to MERFGMNGAWRSSNPTPCHGQGHLPLAQVAPSPVQPGLGHFQGSRGSHSFSGQPVPQCSPAHCQLQFAFITEYLAVSHFPLFATLPGTILPPADPHSPTEQLLIRLFGRGRRGWCLEQLQPPLPAGSSSHHLGSHLPASPRQVDRQSTRGTRKAAPCPWNGDPHSDFWSSHSAGSRRTLHLGLASDVAVPGSIPGASCPRRCPVQRDRARPRACRGSFPGWNPAALGVPVPLPHPGQPTPSPQEVQPLCLLPEIPALQSWHRLLVLGQDPVLLRGEGARRCCQCSAEPVTASFAAAGNRGAEPRWNKGLRSGDCRLPTAAG; encoded by the exons ATGGAACGGTTTGGGATGAACGGAGCCTGGAGATCGtccaatcccaccccctgccacgggcagggacaccttccactagcccaagtcgctccaagccccgtccaacctggccttggacacttccagggatccaggggcagccacagcttctctgggcaacctgtcccacAGTGCAGCCCAGCGCACTGCCAGCTGCAATTTGCTTTCATAACTGAGTATCTTGCCGTCAGTCATTTCCCACTGTTTGCAAC GCTTCCAGGCACCATCCTGCCTCCAGCTGATCCTCACAGCCCCACGGAGCAGCTCCTGATAAGGCTGTTTGGGCGTGGCAGGAGAGGATGGTGtttggagcagctccagccaccGCTGCCAGCAGGATCCAGCTCTCACCACCTCGGATCTCAcctccctgcctctcccaggcAGGTGGACAGACAGAGCACGAGAGGAACAAGAAAggcagctccctgtccctggaatgGGGATCCCCATTCCGATTTCTGGTCCAGCCACTCCGCTGGGAGCAGAAGGACCCT TCACCTCGGCCTGGCTTCTGACGTGGCAGTGCCTGGGTCCATCCCAGGAGCCTCCTGCCCTCGCCGCTGCCCGGTGCAGCGGGACAGAGCTCGGCCCCGAGCCTGCAGGGGCTCCTTCCCCGGCTGGAATCCTGCAGCCCTCGGTGTTCCCGTGCCTCTGCCCCATCCAGGACAGCCAACCCCCTCTCCCCAAGAGGTTCAGCCCCTCTGTCTGCTGCCAGAAATTCCTGCCCTGCAGTCGTGGCACCGCTTGCTCGTGCTGGGTCAGGACCCCGTGCTGCTGAGGGGGGAAGGAGCCCGGCGTTGTTgtcagtgctctgcagagccagtCACAGCCTCGTTTGCTGCGGCTGGGAATCGGGGAGCGGAGCCACGGTGGAACAAGGGGCTGAGAAGCGGCGACTGCAGactccccactgctgctgggtGA